Proteins encoded in a region of the Stieleria neptunia genome:
- a CDS encoding metal-dependent hydrolase, whose protein sequence is MIKLTWLSHASWLIETAGARILLDPFFTDNPKAQVSADQFADATHVLLSHGHADHVGDVAAVLKHSGAQLIATWEIAEWFKKNHGFENVVAMNVGGNVALGDGTAKMVPALHSSSLPDGSYGGSAAGFLLKFETFRIYFACDTAYYSDMKWYAGGADVAVLPIGDVFTMGIHDSIEAIKLIEPKVVLPTHYNTWPPIEQDAAAWANHVIAETDSKPVVLKVGESHTLELVRGL, encoded by the coding sequence ATGATCAAACTCACTTGGCTCTCACACGCAAGCTGGCTGATCGAAACCGCAGGCGCCCGGATTCTGCTGGATCCGTTTTTCACCGATAACCCCAAAGCTCAAGTCTCGGCCGATCAGTTCGCCGACGCCACCCATGTGCTCCTTTCCCACGGCCACGCCGATCACGTCGGCGACGTCGCCGCGGTGCTCAAACACTCCGGCGCCCAGCTGATCGCGACTTGGGAGATCGCCGAATGGTTCAAAAAGAACCACGGTTTCGAAAACGTCGTCGCCATGAACGTCGGCGGCAACGTCGCGCTCGGTGACGGAACCGCCAAAATGGTCCCCGCCCTGCACAGCAGCAGCCTGCCGGACGGTTCTTACGGCGGATCGGCGGCAGGATTCCTGCTGAAATTCGAAACCTTCCGCATCTATTTCGCCTGCGACACCGCCTATTACAGCGACATGAAATGGTACGCCGGCGGAGCCGATGTGGCCGTGCTGCCGATCGGGGACGTGTTCACCATGGGCATCCACGACAGCATCGAAGCGATCAAATTGATCGAACCCAAAGTGGTGCTGCCGACCCACTACAACACCTGGCCGCCGATCGAACAAGACGCCGCGGCCTGGGCCAACCACGTCATCGCCGAAACGGATTCCAAACCCGTCGTCCTCAAAGTCGGCGAATCCCACACGCTCGAATTGGTCCGAGGCTTGTAA